Below is a genomic region from Lutra lutra chromosome 5, mLutLut1.2, whole genome shotgun sequence.
ataaataaatcttaaaaaagtaaggGAAATTAGTTCAACAACAcatacagagggaagaccatgtgaagtcACAGTGAGGAGATGGCCatttacaagccaaggagagaagccttgAAAGATATTAACACTGGTGCTACATTGATCTTGAATTCTAGCTCTCAGAATTAcaagaaagtaaatttctgttgtttaactcacccagtctgtgatacttTGTCATGGCAACCTGTACAACCtaatatatatgacatttattgattttcagatgttaaaccaacttGATGATGGtgtataattccttttatatattGCTTAATTTGGTTTTCTGGTATTCCATtgagtatttttgtgtttatattcataaaagatagtggtctatagttttcttttctggtcaTGTCTTTTGTTTTGGATATCAGGGTAATATTGCCCTCAGAATGAGCCAggaagtggtgcctgggtggctcagtgggttaagcctctgcctttggctcaggtcatgatcttggggtcctgggattgagccccacattgggctctttgctcagcagggagcctccttccccatctctctctgcctacctctctgcctacttctgcctgcttgtgatctctctctctgtcaaataaataaaaaatcttctaaaaaaaaagaatgagccaggaagtatttgttcttcttttttaagaaaagatattatttgattatttatgagaaagcaggggagaggaggagcagagggagagggacaagaagattCCATGTTGAGCtctgagccctacatgggactcgatctcaggaccctaggatcatgacctgagccaaaaccaagagtaaggtgcttaaccaactagccatccaggtgccccttgttcctcttctattctttggaagaatttaaagaactgctattaatatttatgaaaatgtttggtagaattcattcaTGAtgccttttggtttttttcctgtgTAGTTCTAATGTTACTAATTCAATCTATTTACTTTCCATATGTCCGCtcagattttctactttttttttttacccaattTTGGTATTTGTGTATTCTAAGACTTTTTTCATCTAAACTACTCATTTATTGGCACACAgctgttcatagtattctcttatcttttttatttctttaaggttTGTAGTAATGTCTTCTTTCATTGCTGGTTTTAgtaatcttcattttcttgatttttctcttggtcAATCTAGGtaaagttttgtcaattatgttgatcttttcaaagaaccaacttgtGCCTTTGTCATCTTTCTctactgtttttcctctttttatttcatttatttcttctttaattctttaatttggtttgtttttatttttctggtatcTTAAAGTAGGAGGTTAGGTAATTGATTTgaagtatttcttcctcttcagtgTCAACATACATTCCTTTGAGCATTGCTTTAGTTGCATTCCATAAGTTTTCATGTATTGtgtctttcatttcatttatctcaaagtgtttcctaatttcccttgttcttctttgacccatggttATTTTAGCATATGTgatttaatttctacatatttctgAATTCCCTAAATTTCagtttgttattgatttctaattttattccattacGGTCAGATAACACATTTTGTATGGTATCAGTCCCTTTAAACTTACTGAAGTTTATTTTATGGCATAGTGTTGGGAAGGGCATTCTCAtgtgcaatcttttttttttaaatgattttttaaagttttttttttaatttatttgacacagagatagagagtacaagtaggcagagcagcaggcagagggagagggagaactaggctctccgttgagcagagagcccgatgtggggcttgatcccaggaccctgggatcatttaactgactgcgccacccaggcacccttcatgcGCAGTCTTTCAGATTTCACTTAGTCATGTAAGAATGGGTCTTGGGCTTGGAACACTTCCTTACCAAGAAATGGAGTCTACACAGCCTGTGATAGTCTTATCATCTTGTGTGGGAATATCTTTCCCTCTTCAGACTCACTGAAGCTCTTGTCTCTGCTTGGAGCATGTGAATCATGTGGCACCTGACCAAGCCCACTGTTATATCTGTCCTCTGTGAAGAGGAGAAAAGGTCTTTCTACTGTGGTACAGGAGGGGTGCACAGAGAAACCCACTGGCCGTGGGGTACTGATGCCCAGTACTGAAGCTGATCTTGGTCTGTCTTTTCTCTATGTAAATACAATGTTGTTCCCTCCTGCTTGACTGTATTGTGTTCTTCTTGGCAACTCTGATGCCAAGATGCAATGGGCAGAAGTATTTAGAGTCCTCCCTTGGGGTTGATACCTGGTGCACAGTAATTTGCTTGACACTTAGCATGTGGTCTGTTATGGAGAATGTTCTTGTGCagttgagaaaaatatatattgtgctGTCAGTGGGTGAGTATTCTGTAAATGTCTTTTTGGTCTAGTTGGTTTACAGTGTTTTTAAAGCCTTCTATTTCCTTACTGATCATCTATTTAGGTGTTATCCATTGCCAGAATTAAGGTATTAAAATCTCTAGCTTTTAGTAttgaattatctatttcttctttcatttctgttagcttttgctttatgtatttgggggcTCTGTTGTTAACTatctatattcttataattgtcatACTTTCCTAATCAACTGTTGTCGTGATGAAATGTCCCTCTTTATTTCCAGTAAtatttttgtctgatattagcATAGCCGCTGCAGCTCTCTTGTGGttgctatttttataatatatgtttttccatcctttactttcaatttatttgtatctttgagtCTAAAGTTGCCTTCTGTAGATGACATATAGTTGGACCTTGTTATTTTAATATGTAGTCTGATAATTCTGCCCAAGAGTGAACCTGGTGATGTAGTAAGGAATCTCACCAAGTTCTCACAGTGAAAGATCCCCTTGTGACTCTGGCAGTGAGACAGATGTACACgtttattttctaatctttcttGTAGTATTTATGGAGATCCCATTTTGGCTTAGTTTTGATTACTACTCATTATTGAAAGTAGTTCCTTTAAGACTAGCTATCTGCAGGTGAAGAATGTAAATGGATGGGCTAGCAGAGCTCTGGACTAACATGAAGGTATCCTTATTAATGTTTGGTAGAGTGGTTTGTGTGTACCGTAGTTTCTGCATATCTCCAACTGATGAGAATTGGCAGCTGCAGAGCAATTTGTTATCCAGAATTTTCTCTTCACCTTACTACATACATCCTTAGCTTCACTCTTGAAATAATagtgcttctgctctctgtcacATTTAGTCCTGCTTTCTCTTATATTTTGTGCTGACAAATAGGATGATAGGAGAATCCTGCCTGATTCAGCCTGTTTGCCTAGATCTTTTTGTTCAGtctggggaggaaaaattttccttCACCCTTCAAGCTTCTTGtggctggtctaagaattaaattaacatgagacagattaacaggagaaaataaaatttgattaacTACATGCAGGGGAATCCACATAAACATTAGAGATTCCAAAGATAGTTAACAAAATGAAGTACATATATGACTTTCTGAACTAAAGAGAAAGGGGTAGGATCTAAGGCTTCAAAGGGGCAGAAGGCAATTAATAGGAAGAATAGAAAGAgtaggttcctcaagaaatttaaaaatagaacttccctatgaccctgcaattgcactactgggtatttaccccaaagatacagatgtagtgaaaagaagggccatctgtaccccaatgtttatagcagcaatggccacggtcgccaaactgtggaaagaaccaagatgcccttcaatggatgaatggataaggaagatgtggtccatatacactatggagtattatgcctccatcagaaaggataaatacccaacttttgtagcaacatggacgggactggatgagattatgctgagtgaaataagtcaagcagagagagtcaattatcatatggtttcacttatttgtggagcataacaaatagcatggaggacatggggagttaggagaagggagttgggggaaattagaaggggaggtgaacaatgagagactatggactctgaaaaacaatctgaagggtttgaagaggtagggggtgggaggttgggggaaccaggtggtgggtattagagagggcacggattgcatggagcactgggtatggtacaaaaacaatgaatactgttatgctgaaaataaattaaaaaatgattaaaaaaaagaatagaaagagtAAGTGTCTGGTAAACAAATGTGTGCTGGGTCATCCAAAAAAAATATGACATTGGGAAGGCTTTGATTAAACAGGCCTTGCTAGCTTCTTCCCTGTCTACCATATCATATTATACTGCAGTTATCTATGGTGATAGCTCCCTTCCTGGAACAGGTCTTGTAAATTATTTTAGGCAGTTAGAGgggagacttttttaaaaagccctctgtttcttaaaaataaccagcctATGAGGAGCACCGGTTGTCATATATAACTTTGAAGCATTTAATtttacaactgaaactaatattggactgtatgttaattaactagaatttaaatgaaaacttgggaaaaaataatcagcctaaaataatACACCAGCCAAACAGACACATTTTGGGATGGCAAATTATGCATCCCTGTCGTTCCAAACAAAGaatcattggttttgtttttcagtgtgaACCACTACTCTGGAAAACTCCAGTCTATCAGCTCTTCCCAAGTCTCCAGTGGGACGAATTCACTCTTAGCATTTTCTCATATCTTGGTCCAATTTTCATGGCACTTGGTAACTTCTCTTCATATATATTATGCTTgaagttcatttgttttatagagTTTCATCAAAGATGAAAGCTGATTATGTCACTGAACCCCTTtagttctaattatttttctttatttttctgggatTTCATGAGTAGAAAATTATATTGCCTATAAATTTATCATCTAACAATATATGTTATTCTCCTTtctaacacacatacacatttctttattttatattgattagcCTAGCATATCCAAGTCAGTATTGAATAATAACTATGACATGATGTATCTGGTTATGCTCATGATTTTTCACGGAAATTATTCTGgtgttttattgtttaaaatgaagatgggggatgcctgggtggctcagtcagttaagcatctgcctttggcccaggtcatgatcccagggtcttgggatcaagtcctgcatggggttccctgctcagcaaggagtctgcttctccctttgcctgctgctccccatgcttgtactctctctctctctctgacaaataaatgaataagatctttaaaaatatatatataaaatgaagatggTCATTGTTTTGTGACAGCTATCAAATTTTTATCAAATTGCTTTTAAGCATCTATCATAATGATACTCTAgtaatattttgcttagcatgttTTGAAACTATAATGTGAGATTTGTGTAGTCTTTTTTAGAGAATGTTGATAGAATCTTTGTCAGATTTTTATTTCAGGTTAAGCACTAATAAATTGATGCCACATGGGTTAGTTGGTAATGATTGCAGGCCTTCCTTTTAAGCTACACTTGGTGAAAATTTTCATCCACAGCTCAGAGGAAGATCTAGTGTGACTGCTTACCAAATATGTGCAATACAAAATTTGAAtgtagataaaatatattatgtaattgAACAAGATAGGGTAGCTTTTAACCCAGTAATATTCAGCAAAttggagtaaaaagaaaaagtacaaaagtcTAGGACTTTTTGATCTGTGGCTTAAgaacatctagaaaaaaaaataggtattaattttagttttcaaTCCATcatgaaaaaaagtatttgattatattttaaagagctAGATGTAATTTTAGACTCTATTCCTTGATTTGTAATATTTAGAATGAAAGTAATGCAGCTGTCTGGGTCCAAGGATGCAGAGGGGATTcccacaggaccagccaagagggtccttggcttcACGCAGGATGGAAATCAAACGTGAGCCCTGAGAAGTGAGAACAGAATTTATTGAAGATGCATGGAGAGAGCAGATACAGACagtctgggagactcagaaagaaACAGGGAGAGTGTCTCATCTTTGCTTGGCATTTGGGGTTTAGATTGAAGACAGTGAGTGGTCTGGTGTATGCATCCCCTCAGACATTTCAGGAATTGGTCAAAACAGGAATGAATTCTTAGACATCTTCCATAAGTCACTGAGGCTCTGGAGTCAGTGGTCTTGGAAAACATTCATGATGACCTCGTTTGGGCACTCCTTGGATATTATCTGTTCTGTTGGAAGACTCTGAAGAAATCATTAACTTCTTGACTGTTACAAGGAGGACATACATTAAGGCATGTATAAGAATAGATCtagacagggaaactgaagggaCTGCATgaaaaaactgctttttaaattccttttccttcttctattcTTGCTAGGACCTATACCCTCACCTTACACATGCCTTAATGTATGTTCTCcttataaaggagaaaagatcTCTTTTTGCTTCAGATGTGACCAGCCTGAAGTATGACTTTAAGTTCTGAGGGCTACACTttgaagaggaaatagaaaaagatttttagaaaaaggtaattttggggggcacttgggtggctcagtgggttaagcctctgccttcagcttgggtcatgacctcagggtcctggaatcgagccccacatcaggctttctgctcagctggaagactgcttccccctttctctctgcctgcctctctgcctacttgtgatctctgtctgtcaaataaataaaatttttaaaaaaatctttaaaaaaggtaatttttggAAAATTGGCAAATAATTGTAAAACCCGTAGTGCATAAACACAATATAGAGTCAGAGTGAAGATTCACGAAGAAAGGTtcaagataccttttttttttaaagattttatttatttatttgacagagagaaatcacaagtaggcagagaggcaggcagagagagaggaggaagcaggctccctgctgagcagaaagcccgatgtggggcttgaacccaggacctgggatcatgacctgagcagcggcttaacccactgagccacccaggcgcccctcaagatacTTTTATATGGTATTATGTCATGGAGAAAAACAAGTTACTTGGGATtagaaatttgagaaagaaattctGTAGTAATATGTTATTGGTAAAGgatgcaagtaaaaaaaaaaaaagtgacataggATGTTGTATATTGAGAGTGCGTTAGCCACTTAATTTGTATGCCCAGAGCATAGCTAGatacttaagaaacaaaatttgagtGATGTAGATCTCTACCCCCAAAGGACTACTCTGTTAGACTTGATttgggataaaagaaaaaagacttgatTTGGACACTTGATCAGCTTTTACAGGATGAAAATTTGCTTAATGTGACACTGATATcttatctttaaatttactttaagtACATAATATGTTCCCAAGGAATAATCTTAAGCACTAAGAAAATCTTGtttagggacacttgggtggctcagttggttaagcgtctgccttcagctcaggtcatgatcccagggttctgggatcaagtcccacatcggactccttgctcactgggagcctgcttctccctttacctctgctgctcccccttcttgtgttctatctctctctcaaataaataaaacctttaaaaaaataaaatatgttttaaaatcttaattttggggacacctgtgtggttctgcctgttaagtgtctgacttcagctcaggtcataattctggGGTCCTGGCTTCAAGTTCTGctttgggcttcttgctcggcaaggagcctgcttttccctctgcctgcctctttccctgcttgtgctctctctctgataaataaataaatcttaattttgttttaaaagcaatatCCTTTTGTTGCAGGTCATCAAGCACAATGGCCAAGAAATTCTTGAGACACAATATGGTGTAACTTAGTAATTTATTTAAGTAGTatgggacaggacccatgggcagaaagagttgtACTTTTTGCTGTATGAAGCTGGTGGATAAATGCTTAGTGCTCAAGGGGGAGGGGACAAGCAGGGAGTACTAAATCATAaatgtttctttgaatttctactcATAACACTACTTTTGTAAGATTTCTCTTGTGCTTATGATTCAGATTAGTATTAACTAACAGTGAGATATACAGGCAGTAATGAGACCCTTTAAGGATGTATTTGATCCTTATTAATACTATGCAGGCTAGTGGTCAGTCTTCTGGGttaaatgtgaacatttttctgcttctatcccTCGTCACTTTTGTGGTATGTGTCAGATTTACTATTTTCTCATTTGGCTGCAAGGTCTCTGGTAGGAGCTTACGCATTATGGCTAGAAATCTCTTGAACTTATAATTTAAGGCTACGCTCGGTTGGGAGAGATTTATAATAATGTCTTGGCAATAGAacccaagcagaaatcaaaaCTGTTTTTGTATTGAGTCCACTTAAAGTTGTACTTGTACCTGAGTAAAGCTCGAAAATATCTGAATTAGGAGAAACTACGGCAAATGGcataaaatggcaaaatggaATATTAGGTTCACTAAAGAGAAGTTTTACTGATCGTGGATTTAGTGTTCACCTAGTTATCTTATACAAAAGGAAAGACTCTTGAGATATCCTCATCTTTGGGATATCTAAATATCCCAAATATCTCCTGAATATTGCTTTCCTACAAATCCCAGTTATGCCTACAGATAGGGAGGCAGGTGACAGAACAAATCCCACTAGGTGAGAGCTAgtcccttattctttttttttttaaagattttatttatttatttgacagacagagatcacaagtaggcggagaggcaggcagagagagagaggaggaagcaggctccctgcagagcagagagcccaatgtggggctcgatcccaggactctgggatcatgacccgagcagaaggcagaggcttaacccacttagccacccaggtgccccctagtcCCTTATTCTTGACAGAAATTAAATCCTTTGAAAATAATCATCAGTGGCAGGTTAGacagagaaatgggaagagaggggaagccagaagtctgagagGTGTGTGTAGGGGTAAGAATTTTTGTCAAGATTTTCCATTCGATTATCAGTAtgagtttttccttttccccacttACTAATCCACACCTACACATACTGTCCTAGACAGAGCTCGGAAATTCTAAACCCAGTATAACTGGAAACTTGATTGCAGGTCTTAAAATCAGGGGCTTCCAAAAGTCGAGTGCATCTCTCCAGATGTATTTCAGGGGCTGCTAATGGAAAAGTGAAAAGTACAACTTTGCACCCCAAAGCTGTTAGCTTAGCTGGCAGCgttaaatgaaaatgaggaaatgcaAATCCTAATCTCTGGCACTGAAGTAGATAATTAATTCTGATTCTGAAATTTGgtgaataaatttaatttttttgggtTGTTTCACATCCTAATGAGCATTCTGCGTGATGGCTATACTTACAGCTCTACCTAACACTTCAACGGGGCTGACATGTTTTCTGCTTTGATTTTATCCAAGACTTGGCGTCAATGATTTTCTTGGTTCCTTAACTCAGAAAGACAAATTAGTCTAGGACATTTACTACTTAAATTGCCTTATGTTGCTGCTTGCCCTGCTTCCCTGGAAGAGATAAGTGTTTGGGTTTGTATTGTTCCCAGGGAGGTGATTGGTTCTTAGTGGCATAATGAATTTACCAATCCCACTTTCAGTCTTAAAGCCAGAATGCTAAAacagcctgcctccccacccctcatttTAATCAGCAATCTAAGAAACTATTATAACAGTGTTCAAACATATACCCAAGTTAAGAGAATTGTGTAATTAGCTCCCTAGTATCCAGCTTCAGCTTCAATAATTATCAACACTTCTAGGCAGTTTTCTGACCAGAAAATACATTGCCCTGGTAAggctgggaggctcagtcagttaagcgtctgccttccgctcaggtcatgatcctggggtcctagaatccattcccacctggggctccttacccagcggggaacctgcttctgcctctgcctgccgctccccctgcttgtgtcctccctctctctccttctttctcacaaataaatgggtaaaatcttaaaaagaaagagaaagaaaagaacatcgCAGTGAAAGCTTCAATTCTTGATCAGTTTTCAGCTTTTGTCTTTCGAATTTTGGTTCCTGGAGCTTTGGACCCTGCAATTGTattaaaagaagtttaagaaattTAGTACTTAATAGTCATTTGAGGGCACtctcttttttcagttttcctcctctTCAGGAAAATCGCCTTCTCCCTCAGGGAGATCCTCTGGTTGTAGGGTGCAAGGCGAAATTTGGAGATATTTCTTATAGCTCAGAGATGTTTTTCATATCAATATCCCGATATCCCTTCAGGAGACAGGCCTAAAAAGGAAGTTGGAGAACGTATGGACAGCTAGTCAGTTCCTACCCTGCCTCAATGCTATTTTCCAAATATCTACAGAGAGTAAATTTACAGACTATTTTCCTGGTCACACTCTGGAGAGTATCTCAGTGACTTTCTTCCCACTCCACTTCTCACGTCCTGCTGGGGATGAGTGTCAATCTGAGTTTCAGGTGCTTGTATTGACTGGTTTCTAACCTCTCTCATCCAGAGAGCGTCAAGGGCGGCTGGTGAGGCACTCCGCCCCAGGGCCTCCTGGGGAAAGAGAAACCGCTGACCTACAAAAAGCCAAACTGTAAGCCTTGCGCTCGCCCACCTGGGTGCCTCGAAAAGCCAGAGTCCCAGGGAAGCTTGAGGAGGCATCTATTTCCCAATTTGCCCCTCGCTGGTCGCCTCTATTAAAAATTTGGCTCCTGATATAAAAGAAGGTgcaggagaggctttaacccgccgCGGAGAGTCTGGGAATCCAGCATGCGATGCCCCTCAGCCCTTAGTTTGGGGGCTCCTGTTTCCTTAAGCTTCGAAGGCGTGGTCATTCGTGGCTCGGATCCCGCCTCTCTCCGCCTCCGCCCCATGGTTTTTCTGGCAGTTCCGCTCTCTTCGCCCGCACCGTAGGGGTTCTGGGGGGTCCGAGAGCCCGGGACTAGCCCCGGACTGGAAGTTCCGCTGTCACACCGTGGCGAGagaagcccagcccagctcagccctaGTTACGCGCGGTCTTTAGGCGGCGGCTGTTCAGGTTAGGCCGAGGCCAGCCTTAGGGCGTTGTCCTTCCGTTCGTGGGAAGATGGGTTAGCTTCTCCGAGCGTCTTCCGTGCCCCGCCCGGCGCCGGCCGCCGGGACTTCGGAGAGATCCCTGCTAGCAGCCAGTGGAGACAGCGCCTCCCTAGCCCGAGCCGTTTACCTCGTCTCTGCACCCCTAGGCGGCGCTGCGCTCCTCCGCACCCGCCAGCTCCGCTTTCCCAGACGGCTGCCGCACCTCCAGTCCGGCGAGCGGAGCTTCCAGCCGGCCAGCCCCGGGCAACTCCAGTGCGTCCAGGCGGCCGAACGTCGGCGGTCTGGGCACCTCTAGCCCGCGGCGGCGGACAGCCGGCCCTTGCTCTTTCCTGCGGTTCGTGCTCTCCGGGAGTCCGGAGCATGGTCCTGGGCCGCTGCTGGTGGAGCGAGGACGCCGAGAGGGAGGATGGTGGCCTGGAGGGTGGCGGTTCTGTGTCTGTGGGTCTCCTGCGGCTCTGCCGCCGGACAGCTGGAATATTCAGTGCTGGAGGAGACCGTGCGGGGCGTAGCCGTAGGCGATGTTTCCGCGGACTTGGGGCTGTCGGCGGCCGCCCTGTCCTTGAGGAACTTTCGCTTCCTTTCCAGCCACCGAGAGTCCTACTTCGGGGTGGATCCGGCCAGCGGTAGTTTGGTGGTCCTAGAGCCGGCGGACCGCGAACTGCTGTGTGAGACCAAAGCTGTCTGCGTCTTGACCTATGAGCTGGTGCTCGAGGACCCGCTGGAGCTCCACACGATGCGAGTTCACGTCGTGGACACCAACGATAACTCACCTCTCTTCCCTGCCGGCGACGTGCAGCTGCACATCCCCGAGTTCCTGATGCCCGGAGCCCGCTTTACTCTCCCCAGTGCTCAAGATGCTGACGAGGGAAGCAACGGGGTCCTAAGCTACAGTCTGAGCCCCAGCCAGCACTTTCGCCTGATCATGGGATCGCGGGTGGACGGCAGTGAATACCCGGAGTTGGTATTAGAGAAAGCGCTGGATCGGGAGCAGCGCGCCACCCACCAGCTGGTGCTCACCGCCAGGGACGGCGGGCAGCCGGCGCGCTCCGGAGACGCACACGTTACCGTCCTAGTGGTGGACACAAACGACAACGCGCCTGTATTTGAGTGCACAGTCTACCGCGCCAAGGTACCAGAGACTGCCCCCAACGGGACTGTGTTATTACGAGTTCAGGCCTCGGACCTGGATGAAGGCTCCAATGGGGAAATCCGGTACTCCTTAAGCAACAGCACGCGAGCAGCGCTGAGACACCACTTCCACGTGCACCCTAGAAATGGGGAGGTGCGGGTAGCTGCTTCTCTAGGTCCGCCTGAAACGTTGTTGGAGGCGTACATTGAGGCGAGGGATGAGGGCACCTTCGGTTTAGCTAGTACTGTCAAACTGCTGGTGGAAGTGACTGATGTGAACGATCACGCCCCTGAGGTCAATTTCCTGACTCTCTCCAGTTCCATTTCTGAGGACGCTCCCCCTGGCACAGTGATTGCTCTCCTTAGTCTCAGGGATGAGGATCTCGGTCCCAATGGTAAGGTCATCTGTAGCATGTCCAGCGGAGGCCCTTTCAAGCTGAAGGCTTCCTTTGACAACTACTATAGCTTGCTGACTGATGGGCCGCTGGACCGGGAGCAGGTCAGCGAATACCAGCTCCTGATCACTGCCTCAGATGGTGGCTCACCCCCCTTGAGCACCTG
It encodes:
- the PCDHAC1 gene encoding LOW QUALITY PROTEIN: protocadherin alpha-C1 (The sequence of the model RefSeq protein was modified relative to this genomic sequence to represent the inferred CDS: substituted 1 base at 1 genomic stop codon), which produces MVAWRVAVLCLWVSCGSAAGQLEYSVLEETVRGVAVGDVSADLGLSAAALSLRNFRFLSSHRESYFGVDPASGSLVVLEPADRELLCETKAVCVLTYELVLEDPLELHTMRVHVVDTNDNSPLFPAGDVQLHIPEFLMPGARFTLPSAQDADEGSNGVLSYSLSPSQHFRLIMGSRVDGSEYPELVLEKALDREQRATHQLVLTARDGGQPARSGDAHVTVLVVDTNDNAPVFECTVYRAKVPETAPNGTVLLRVQASDLDEGSNGEIRYSLSNSTRAALRHHFHVHPRNGEVRVAASLGPPETLLEAYIEARDEGTFGLASTVKLLVEVTDVNDHAPEVNFLTLSSSISEDAPPGTVIALLSLRDEDLGPNGKVICSMSSGGPFKLKASFDNYYSLLTDGPLDREQVSEYQLLITASDGGSPPLSTCRKLTVFVADVNDNSPSFAQPQQELFVAENNGPGTSLGHVFAQDPDLGKNGLVFYELLDIISERQTVSSLVAVESPSGAITAKISFDFEQLRGFHFQVNTTRDGGIPPRSATVIVNLFVIDRNDNAPVILYPVPRNGSVPVEIVPRSARSGHLVTKVVAEDADSGSNAWLSYHISQASDSRLFRISASMGELXTARLILPTDAVKQRVVVEVRDHGDPPLSSFVTLGILLSNSAPQVLLDFEDTWETGGHLSTQNLYLVIALACISFLFLGCLLFFVCIKVNQSPVCCSQSCCGSPEELRYGRKMASNPLTSATIDVTTVERLSQTYLYRASLGPGSDNNRLLLRGEYSAADLRNLATGVGLNLPISCIHIRNRKGDHLNINAMVSKFGGI